The genomic DNA CTCGGGCCGAGCAGGCCCTCCGGCTCCCGGGCGAGCGCGATCAGCGCCGCGAGGGCGAGGTTGCGCATCGACAGGGCCGGCCGGTCCACCAGGATCGCGCCCAGCATGATCAGGGTCATGATCAGCGAGCGCTCGGCCGCGATGTCCCAGCCCGAGAAGGCGCAGTAGGCGGTGACGCCGACCATGGCGAAGCCGGCCGCGATCTTCTTGATCGGCCAGAGGAGCGCGCAGAGCGGCACCGCGGCGAGGACCGCCCGCACCAGCCAGAACACCACGCCGGCGGCCAGCACCATGTGGAGGCCCGAGATCGACACCACGTGGTAGATGCCCGCGGCGCGGAGCGCGTCGTTGGTCGCCGGTCCGATGAGGCCGCGCTTGCCGGTCACCAGGGCCGCCGCCACCGCGCCCGCCTGGCCGCCGGCGGCCTCCGCGATCCGGCGCGTGAGCCCGTTGCGGGCCGCGTCCAGTGCCGCGGCGAGCCGCAGGCCCAGCGGCGGCGGCTCGGACGGCGCCCGGACGGTGACCGCGCCGACCAGCGAGCCCACCGCGCCGATCCCCTGGAAGTAGGCGTCCCGGGCGAAGTCGTAGCCGCCGGGCCGGGCCGCCTCCGGGGGCGGCAGCAGCCGCGCCGTGGCGGCGACGACGTCCCCGGGGCGCGGGATCGGCGTCTTGCGGAACGAGACCCGCACCCGGGCGGGCCGCGCCTCGGGCGCGAGGCCGGCGAAGCTCTCCACCCGGATCACCAGCCGGGCGCCGACCTCGCGCTCGTCCAGGGCCTCGACCGTTCCGACGAGCGGACCGATCGTGGTGCGCGTCAGGATCGGCGCGGCGACCTGCGAGACCCGCCAGGTCGCCGCCGCGAAGCCGAGGAGCGCGGCCGCCACCGCGAGCGCCGCCGCCAGGGCCGCCGGCCGCGCGCCGAGGACGGGGACCGGCGCCAGCGCGAGGGCGGCCGCGATCAGGGGCGCGGCCAGGCTCGGCGCGCCGTCGGCCGCCGCGAAGTAGACCAGGATCCCGCCGCCGAAGGCCACTGCCAGCCAGGGGAACAGCCGGCGCTGCTCGGCCTCGCGGGCGAGACCGGCGGCGACCCAGCCGCGGAGCGCCGGTAGGGCGGGCGGGAGGGCTCGGACGCGCGGGCCGATCAGCGCCACCGCGCCGCCCGCCCGCCTCGCGCCGATCCGCCGCATCGCCGCCGCCCCGCTCCGCGCGACCTGTCGTCGGGGCCGAGCGATTCTGCGGGCGATTCTTAACGCATCCGCCGGCCCGTGCTACAGCCGGCTCTTCGTGCTACGGGCGCCCTGTCGAGCCCCTCGCCGCTCCGCCGCCCCTTCGCCGTCCGTCGCGCTCCGTCCGCGACCAGCCCCGGAACATACCGGACCGATGTCCTCAGCCGTCGTCACGCGCTTCGCCCCCTCGCCCACCGGCTACCTGCACATCGGCGGGGCCCGCACGGCTTTGTTCAACTGGCTCTACGCCCGCCACACCGGCGGGAAGATGCTGCTGCGCATCGAGGATACCGACCGGGAGCGCTCCACCAAGGGTGCGATCGACGCGATCCTCGACGGCCTGTCCTGGCTCGGCCTCGACTGGGACGGCGACGTGGTCTTCCAGTTCGCCCGCGCCGAGCGCCACCGCGCCGTGGCCGAGGAGCTGCTGGCCGCGGGCCGCGCCTATCACTGCTACGCCACCGCCGAGGAACTCGCGCAGATGCGCGAGACCGCCCGCGCGGAGGGGCGCGCCCCGCGCTACGACGGCCGCTGGCGCGACCGCGACCCGTCCGAGGCGCCCGCCGGGGTCAAGCCGGTGATCCGCCTGCGCGCGCCGATCGAGGGCGAGACCGTCGTCGAGGACGCCGTCCAGGGCCGGGTCACCTGGGCCAACAAGGACCTCGACGACCTCGTCCTGCTGCGCTCGGACGGGACGCCGACCTACATGCTCGCCGTCGTGGTCGACGACCACGACATGGGCGTCACGCAGATCATCCGCGGCGACGACCACCTCACCAACGCGGCGCGCCAGAGCCAGATCTTCTCGGCGCTC from Methylobacterium radiotolerans JCM 2831 includes the following:
- a CDS encoding ComEC/Rec2 family competence protein; this encodes MRRIGARRAGGAVALIGPRVRALPPALPALRGWVAAGLAREAEQRRLFPWLAVAFGGGILVYFAAADGAPSLAAPLIAAALALAPVPVLGARPAALAAALAVAAALLGFAAATWRVSQVAAPILTRTTIGPLVGTVEALDEREVGARLVIRVESFAGLAPEARPARVRVSFRKTPIPRPGDVVAATARLLPPPEAARPGGYDFARDAYFQGIGAVGSLVGAVTVRAPSEPPPLGLRLAAALDAARNGLTRRIAEAAGGQAGAVAAALVTGKRGLIGPATNDALRAAGIYHVVSISGLHMVLAAGVVFWLVRAVLAAVPLCALLWPIKKIAAGFAMVGVTAYCAFSGWDIAAERSLIMTLIMLGAILVDRPALSMRNLALAALIALAREPEGLLGPSFQMSFGAVAGLIACARLIDGRLFVRPGAGRIGRLVGTGLSAITGTLATTLVAQVATAPFATYHFQTVQPFGLVGNALTLPLVSLAVMPAAVIGCLAYPFALDRPVWWLMGRAVAGMLVISDWIAGFERASLVLPAFGAAALTLLTAGLLLATLPASRLRWLAVPPVLLGLVLAARPDRYDLYVDRQGAGAAVRGPDGRLAALGSPSGFVLEQWLKADGDGRRPAALIVRSGSGRCDRLGCTARLPDGRAVALVRDRRAFPEDCARAAVLITFLAAPPTCTGPLVIDRQVLAARGAVALRADGDGFAARFARDDGRAVPWRPAPGRDPGPPRPVTAEPGDRAAEDGAAAPGGDLAPGDAPAEPLQ